The sequence CATGAATGTTTGATCAGGTCTCCACCCCTGTTGTCATTCAACATAATGAAACCGGCATTTAGAGGGAGAATAAATGCCCaacactaaatttaaaaaaggaaaaaaaaaaaaaacaactgaagttTTTGTGTTCAGAAAGTATACATTAGCTTGTACTAATCTCTTCTACAATTTAGGACAAGACGAGATATGACACTAGCACACATGAGTCTTTATAATTACTTCATGGGATCAAATATTAACATAGAGTTTATAGGAAAATGCGCTGCTTTGGTTACATGACAAAAATGTTGCGTTTCCTTAGTaacactgccctctagtggacacATAGAAAACCTACAGCTCACTGGAGGACGGTCTATCCAGCATTGTTTATTCTTCTGAGTGCACTTACTGTAATAATGccattttgccaaaaaaaaaaaattccagttattttcttttttatttctaagaaataaaaaaaaaatagttttagtttttatggaTGGTGTGTACAGTGCACACTTATGTAAAattgtttactttaaaaaacaaacacagttaattagtttgttttatCTTGGGAATTTTACTGATATATTTATAGTGCTTTATCAGTCTTATTTACCACTCATTTCACATCATCGTCTGTATTTAAATCAGCCTGGACCATAAACAGCTTCTGATTTACTGACAGTGGCACAAagatgaaatgtgtttttcctcttgATAATTTATCTTTAATTAGACATAGGTAAAGGTTATTTTTCTTATGTGGTAAGTTTGTGTGTAACCTCTGGGTTCCTTACAACATGCATATAAGTAAACAGGACCCAGTGACCTCATAGACAGGAAGGCCGCGTCTGATCATCAAAGGCTTCTCTGCCCAGCCACCTTGGCTCTGCAGGGGCAGGGGAATGACGGGTCAAACAGGCCAGTGTAAAAACAATAGGTCCGTATATCCTTTACAGGACTGGTCAGCATCAAAGTCTGCCAAGACACTTGAAGACCCAACAAATCAAGATAGCagtctttatttttaactgcttGGGAAGTGAAATATCCTGCTGGTATTAAGATGGTTTTTAAGCATGGGCTGTGAGGAGCTATCAGCTTTCTCTTTATTATGAATAGGTGCATTGCATCGGCCCTGAGCAGGTCTGTTTGTATGCTGTgtgagacacattttttttcgTTTCAGCATTACTGAGTCTGTCCAGTTTTGTCTTCAGCTGGACACAGAAAAGCTGCAAAAGATCCCCATCCTGAAGAAGCTGCGTGCTCTTGAAGAACAAGCTGGAAAGGATGTAACACTGGGGGCAGCGCCTGTTGCGGCAGAAGCTGGTCTGCACGCCAGTCAACCCAAAAGGCAAACCAGACGGAGGCTGAGGccaaacacacagcaggatgCTGAGGGAGAATCCAGCCAGGACTCTAGACTGGAAAAAAGAATAGCGGGAGAACCAAAAGCCAGACAGCATCTGACTAGAATGAATAAAGAAAGCAGAGGAGACGGCAAGGCAGGTAACGAGCAAGAAATTGGCAAGACAATAAAGGGAAAAAGTAGAGGGAACACAAAGGAGCAGGTCCCAGAAGAGGGTGGAAATGAAGTCAAATCTCAGCGTAAGCTCCATCTGAGTGTGACAACAGTTTATCTGGGAGGAATCCCTGCTGGGCTGCGTGTTAGTGAGCTGAAAACCGCCCTCCGAGAGAGGGAGGCCACTCCACTGAGACTCACCTGGCAGGGAGCTCAGCACAGGGCCTTCCTGGATTAcagtgacccccactctgcagaTCAGGCCCTGGAGGCTCTGCAGGGGCTCGCTCTCAATGGTCACAGTCTGCAGGCTGAACTGGCCAAGAGCCAGCGAGGAGGCAGGAAATCTGGACAATCCAGTAGAAGACCAAAACCAGCAGCGGCTCCGAAGTCTGAAGTATCAGCACCAGATGCTAAGAGTGATGCCACAGAAAAAACTGAGCAGTAAAAGCAGTAAGAAATATACCTAATGTAATGCTTAAGTTGTTTACAGTTTTGGACAACTGCAAACACCATAAAAGGAGttgattggttttttttttgctttaaaaaaaatatgaacaaaaatgtgatttattagaAGAGAACACATTTGAACCTAGCAGGCATGACTAAATATTAACAACACCTGAAACTATGAGAGTAGTGAACCTTGTGCTGATTTGAATCCAGACAAATTCTATAACGACTAAGATTTTGCTATATGCTCTGTTAAGTGGGCTACAggagctttctttctttaaatttgtCCCAATCGTTTTCTCTTCAAAGTGCCTTTATCAGATATTCTTAGAAACACAACActcattttctctttcagtcTACAAACT comes from Astatotilapia calliptera chromosome 1, fAstCal1.2, whole genome shotgun sequence and encodes:
- the mthfsd gene encoding methenyltetrahydrofolate synthase domain-containing protein isoform X1, producing MDPVIKINPGGSKWDIRQKVWDYIEEKNLANFPRPVHNRIPNFKGAGKACYSLAGLQEFKSSQTVKVNPDRPQQQARFITLEARKTLLVPTPRLRTGLFNRITPPEGASKEQLRICSSSQGVKDFSVPVGLDAKIKIDLMVVGSVAVSEKGFRIGKGEGFADLEYGMMASMGAVNESTVVVTVVHDCQVMDIPEDLMGSHDLTVDYILTPTRVIKTDCQLPKPCGIIWNKLDTEKLQKIPILKKLRALEEQAGKDVTLGAAPVAAEAGLHASQPKRQTRRRLRPNTQQDAEGESSQDSRLEKRIAGEPKARQHLTRMNKESRGDGKAGNEQEIGKTIKGKSRGNTKEQVPEEGGNEVKSQRKLHLSVTTVYLGGIPAGLRVSELKTALREREATPLRLTWQGAQHRAFLDYSDPHSADQALEALQGLALNGHSLQAELAKSQRGGRKSGQSSRRPKPAAAPKSEVSAPDAKSDATEKTEQ
- the mthfsd gene encoding methenyltetrahydrofolate synthase domain-containing protein isoform X2 encodes the protein MDPVIKINPGGSKWDIRQKVWDYIEEKNLANFPRPVHNRIPNFKGAFAACAKVLELQAFIHTSEVKVDPDKPLEGARLAVLQARKTLLVPTPRLRTGLFNRITPPEGASKEQLRICSSSQGVKDFSVPVGLDAKIKIDLMVVGSVAVSEKGFRIGKGEGFADLEYGMMASMGAVNESTVVVTVVHDCQVMDIPEDLMGSHDLTVDYILTPTRVIKTDCQLPKPCGIIWNKLDTEKLQKIPILKKLRALEEQAGKDVTLGAAPVAAEAGLHASQPKRQTRRRLRPNTQQDAEGESSQDSRLEKRIAGEPKARQHLTRMNKESRGDGKAGNEQEIGKTIKGKSRGNTKEQVPEEGGNEVKSQRKLHLSVTTVYLGGIPAGLRVSELKTALREREATPLRLTWQGAQHRAFLDYSDPHSADQALEALQGLALNGHSLQAELAKSQRGGRKSGQSSRRPKPAAAPKSEVSAPDAKSDATEKTEQ
- the mthfsd gene encoding methenyltetrahydrofolate synthase domain-containing protein isoform X3 — translated: MTYLCYSGVLQQGHMEKFQDTGPQELEFAPVVKNLLHKIARKTLLVPTPRLRTGLFNRITPPEGASKEQLRICSSSQGVKDFSVPVGLDAKIKIDLMVVGSVAVSEKGFRIGKGEGFADLEYGMMASMGAVNESTVVVTVVHDCQVMDIPEDLMGSHDLTVDYILTPTRVIKTDCQLPKPCGIIWNKLDTEKLQKIPILKKLRALEEQAGKDVTLGAAPVAAEAGLHASQPKRQTRRRLRPNTQQDAEGESSQDSRLEKRIAGEPKARQHLTRMNKESRGDGKAGNEQEIGKTIKGKSRGNTKEQVPEEGGNEVKSQRKLHLSVTTVYLGGIPAGLRVSELKTALREREATPLRLTWQGAQHRAFLDYSDPHSADQALEALQGLALNGHSLQAELAKSQRGGRKSGQSSRRPKPAAAPKSEVSAPDAKSDATEKTEQ
- the mthfsd gene encoding methenyltetrahydrofolate synthase domain-containing protein isoform X4 → MTYLCYSGVLQQGHMEKFQDTGPQELEFAPVARKTLLVPTPRLRTGLFNRITPPEGASKEQLRICSSSQGVKDFSVPVGLDAKIKIDLMVVGSVAVSEKGFRIGKGEGFADLEYGMMASMGAVNESTVVVTVVHDCQVMDIPEDLMGSHDLTVDYILTPTRVIKTDCQLPKPCGIIWNKLDTEKLQKIPILKKLRALEEQAGKDVTLGAAPVAAEAGLHASQPKRQTRRRLRPNTQQDAEGESSQDSRLEKRIAGEPKARQHLTRMNKESRGDGKAGNEQEIGKTIKGKSRGNTKEQVPEEGGNEVKSQRKLHLSVTTVYLGGIPAGLRVSELKTALREREATPLRLTWQGAQHRAFLDYSDPHSADQALEALQGLALNGHSLQAELAKSQRGGRKSGQSSRRPKPAAAPKSEVSAPDAKSDATEKTEQ
- the mthfsd gene encoding methenyltetrahydrofolate synthase domain-containing protein isoform X5, which encodes MTYLCYSGVLQQGHMEKFQDTGPQELEFAPARKTLLVPTPRLRTGLFNRITPPEGASKEQLRICSSSQGVKDFSVPVGLDAKIKIDLMVVGSVAVSEKGFRIGKGEGFADLEYGMMASMGAVNESTVVVTVVHDCQVMDIPEDLMGSHDLTVDYILTPTRVIKTDCQLPKPCGIIWNKLDTEKLQKIPILKKLRALEEQAGKDVTLGAAPVAAEAGLHASQPKRQTRRRLRPNTQQDAEGESSQDSRLEKRIAGEPKARQHLTRMNKESRGDGKAGNEQEIGKTIKGKSRGNTKEQVPEEGGNEVKSQRKLHLSVTTVYLGGIPAGLRVSELKTALREREATPLRLTWQGAQHRAFLDYSDPHSADQALEALQGLALNGHSLQAELAKSQRGGRKSGQSSRRPKPAAAPKSEVSAPDAKSDATEKTEQ